The following are encoded in a window of Halosolutus halophilus genomic DNA:
- a CDS encoding site-2 protease family protein, whose protein sequence is MEDVDSSRFEPSARDGPVLDAGPPIDRIESVFAIYETRTEDDRLVYYGDPLHPPEQVIRELWPAFREAGYEPELTIRHGEYVLVAEPTEIGIDGVPWTNLLLFLATIVSTLFAGAQWYYLDPGSNPTELVRAWPFTAAVLGVWSVHEMGHYVMSRYHRVDASLPYFIPVPSLIGTMGAVIKMKGRMPDRKALFDIGVAGPLAGLIATIAVTVIGLHLPPVTAPPGIVNDPDAIQISLGYPLLLEWLAALFDQPLYRDDPTTAVSPVVVGGWVGMFVTFLNLIPVGQLDGGHILRAMAGEFQETIAAIVPGVLFGLAAYLYYVVGHGWYGVFIWVFWGLLTAVIAAVGPAQPVDDESLGRGRFLLGAITFALGALCFMPVPIEMIG, encoded by the coding sequence ATGGAGGACGTCGATTCGTCCAGGTTCGAGCCGTCCGCGCGTGACGGACCGGTACTCGATGCGGGCCCGCCGATCGATCGCATCGAGTCCGTGTTTGCCATCTACGAGACGCGAACCGAGGACGACCGACTGGTCTACTACGGCGATCCGCTCCACCCGCCGGAGCAGGTGATCCGCGAGCTGTGGCCAGCGTTTCGGGAAGCGGGGTACGAACCGGAATTGACGATCCGCCACGGCGAGTACGTCCTCGTCGCCGAACCGACGGAGATCGGCATCGACGGGGTTCCGTGGACGAACCTGCTGCTCTTCCTGGCGACGATCGTCTCCACGCTGTTTGCCGGCGCCCAGTGGTACTACCTCGATCCGGGCTCCAATCCGACGGAGCTGGTACGCGCGTGGCCGTTTACCGCTGCGGTGCTCGGCGTCTGGAGCGTCCACGAGATGGGCCACTACGTGATGAGCCGCTACCACCGCGTCGACGCCTCGCTGCCGTACTTCATCCCCGTCCCGTCGCTCATCGGGACGATGGGTGCGGTGATCAAGATGAAAGGGCGGATGCCCGATCGGAAGGCGCTGTTCGACATCGGCGTCGCCGGACCGCTGGCCGGGCTGATCGCGACGATCGCCGTCACCGTGATCGGGTTGCACCTGCCACCCGTCACCGCGCCTCCGGGGATAGTCAACGATCCCGACGCGATCCAGATTAGCCTCGGCTATCCGCTGTTACTGGAGTGGCTCGCGGCGCTGTTCGACCAGCCGCTGTACCGGGACGATCCGACGACCGCGGTGAGTCCGGTCGTCGTCGGCGGCTGGGTCGGGATGTTCGTCACGTTCCTCAATCTGATCCCGGTGGGCCAGTTAGACGGCGGCCACATCCTCCGGGCGATGGCCGGCGAGTTCCAGGAGACGATCGCGGCGATCGTTCCGGGTGTCCTCTTCGGTCTCGCGGCGTACCTCTACTACGTGGTGGGACACGGCTGGTACGGGGTGTTCATCTGGGTGTTCTGGGGACTGCTCACCGCCGTGATCGCGGCGGTCGGTCCCGCCCAGCCGGTCGACGACGAGAGCCTGGGCCGCGGCCGGTTCCTGCTGGGCGCCATCACGTTCGCCCTCGGTGCGCTCTGCTTCATGCCGGTCCCGATCGAGATGATCGGGTAG
- a CDS encoding DUF7123 family protein — MSMSTTAHPSTESKEHRLKRYLRERAEDGELYFKGKFIADDVGMSPKEIGALMVKLSESATDLEIEKWSYTSATTWRVEPA, encoded by the coding sequence ATGTCGATGAGCACGACAGCCCACCCCTCCACGGAAAGCAAAGAACACCGCCTGAAACGCTACCTGCGCGAACGCGCAGAAGACGGAGAACTGTACTTCAAAGGGAAGTTCATCGCAGACGACGTCGGGATGTCCCCGAAGGAGATCGGCGCGCTGATGGTCAAGCTCTCGGAATCCGCGACCGATCTCGAGATCGAGAAGTGGTCGTACACGAGCGCGACCACGTGGCGCGTCGAACCCGCCTGA
- a CDS encoding molybdopterin synthase produces the protein MYVLGCLDRGAGDERHEQVVDRVVDRLARDGRVGVVRYDATIADGAHEALTIGGDVTYGLGADGDWTASGTGMSVGDAIDALAPDCDYAVVTGVPDLQYPVLAVGPDDADERDDVLATVERAGELDPDELVTALEATDPHETLDSLVARVKRSPEAERSGAIATFTGRVRAKDDPDDARTEFLEFEKYEGVADGRMATIEDELESRDGVLAVELHHRTGVVRDGEDIVFVVVLAGHRDEAFRTVEDGINRLKDEVPLFKKEVTVEDEYWVHERS, from the coding sequence ATGTACGTACTCGGCTGTCTGGACCGGGGGGCCGGCGACGAGAGACACGAGCAGGTCGTCGATCGGGTCGTCGATCGACTCGCCCGCGACGGGCGAGTCGGGGTGGTCCGATATGACGCGACCATCGCGGACGGCGCTCACGAGGCGCTCACGATCGGCGGCGACGTCACCTACGGGCTGGGTGCCGACGGCGACTGGACCGCCTCGGGGACGGGGATGTCCGTCGGCGACGCCATCGACGCGCTGGCACCGGACTGTGACTACGCGGTCGTCACCGGCGTCCCGGACCTCCAGTACCCCGTGCTCGCCGTGGGCCCCGACGACGCCGACGAACGGGACGACGTGCTCGCGACGGTCGAACGGGCCGGAGAACTCGACCCGGACGAACTCGTAACGGCACTCGAGGCCACGGACCCACACGAGACGCTCGACTCGCTCGTCGCTCGCGTCAAACGCTCCCCGGAGGCCGAGCGATCGGGTGCCATCGCGACCTTCACCGGCCGAGTGCGCGCGAAAGACGACCCGGACGACGCCCGCACGGAGTTCCTCGAGTTCGAGAAGTACGAGGGCGTCGCCGACGGACGAATGGCCACGATCGAAGACGAACTCGAATCGCGGGACGGCGTTCTCGCGGTCGAACTCCACCACCGGACCGGCGTCGTCAGGGACGGCGAGGACATCGTCTTCGTCGTCGTCCTCGCGGGACACCGCGACGAGGCGTTCCGGACGGTCGAAGACGGGATCAACCGCCTGAAAGACGAGGTGCCGCTGTTCAAGAAGGAAGTCACGGTCGAGGACGAGTACTGGGTTCACGAACGTTCGTGA
- a CDS encoding CapA family protein — protein sequence MTHRIGFTGDVMLGRLVDDRQRRRSIDAVWGSVLDRLRALDGLVINLECVLSTRGQQWQRTHRPFHFRANPDWAVPALERAGVDGCALANNHVLDYEEVALRDTIDHLDEAGIAHAGAGETIDEALDPAVVSIGDVDLAFVSFTDNTPEYAADEESPGTAWIEMNVDDEETRRRVQDALERARETDPDLLVASLHWGPNMVTEPPESFREFGRWLVEAGVDLIHGHSAHVFQGIEVHEGAPIVYDAGDFVDDYAVDAELHNDRGFLFEASVTGDGTPTELRLRPTEIDGCAVHEASPDAAAWSRDRVRELSAEFGTSFDRDGEALVLPLDE from the coding sequence ATGACACACCGGATCGGCTTCACCGGCGACGTGATGCTCGGTCGACTCGTCGACGATCGCCAGCGTCGGCGCTCCATCGACGCGGTGTGGGGATCCGTCCTCGATCGACTGCGCGCGCTCGACGGACTGGTGATCAACCTCGAGTGCGTGCTCTCGACCCGCGGACAGCAGTGGCAACGGACCCACCGCCCGTTTCACTTCCGGGCGAACCCCGACTGGGCCGTGCCGGCGCTCGAGCGCGCCGGAGTCGACGGTTGCGCGCTCGCGAACAACCACGTGCTCGACTACGAGGAAGTGGCGTTGCGGGACACGATCGACCACCTGGACGAGGCGGGCATCGCCCACGCCGGCGCGGGAGAAACGATCGACGAGGCGCTCGATCCGGCCGTCGTGTCGATCGGCGATGTCGATCTCGCGTTCGTCTCGTTCACCGACAACACCCCGGAGTACGCGGCCGACGAGGAATCGCCGGGAACTGCCTGGATCGAGATGAACGTCGACGACGAGGAAACGCGCCGCCGAGTCCAGGACGCGCTGGAACGGGCACGCGAGACGGATCCGGACCTGCTCGTCGCGTCACTACACTGGGGGCCGAACATGGTCACGGAGCCGCCCGAATCGTTTCGGGAATTCGGTCGCTGGCTGGTCGAAGCGGGCGTCGACCTGATTCACGGCCACAGCGCCCACGTCTTCCAGGGGATCGAGGTCCACGAGGGGGCCCCGATCGTCTACGACGCTGGCGACTTCGTCGACGACTACGCGGTCGACGCCGAGTTGCACAACGATCGGGGGTTCCTGTTCGAGGCGTCGGTGACGGGCGACGGGACGCCGACGGAACTGCGGCTCCGGCCGACCGAGATCGACGGCTGTGCGGTCCACGAAGCGAGTCCGGACGCGGCCGCCTGGTCCCGCGATCGAGTGCGCGAACTCTCCGCCGAGTTCGGGACGAGTTTCGATCGGGACGGGGAGGCGCTCGTCCTCCCGCTCGACGAGTGA